One window of the Synechococcus sp. CC9311 genome contains the following:
- a CDS encoding UDP-glucuronic acid decarboxylase family protein, with amino-acid sequence MPASLIRNLVTGGAGFLGSHLCDRLMESGEEVICLDNYFTGRKANIAQWMGHPRFELIRHDVTEPIKLEVDRIWHLACPASPVHYQFNPVKTAKTSFIGTYNMLGLARRVGARLLLASTSEVYGDPEVHPQPESYRGCVNPIGIRSCYDEGKRIAETLCFDYQRMHDLEIRVMRIFNTYGPRMLPDDGRVVSNFIVQALKGEPLTLYGDGSQSRSFCFVDDLIEGMIRLMNGDHSGPINIGNPIEFTIRQLAELVRDKINPELELICKPLPQDDPLQRQPIIDLAEKELGWTPEVALEKGLEPTIAYFKELLLLHNV; translated from the coding sequence ATGCCTGCTTCTCTCATTCGCAATTTGGTGACCGGTGGTGCTGGTTTTTTGGGGTCCCATCTCTGCGATCGCTTGATGGAATCTGGAGAAGAGGTGATCTGCTTGGATAATTACTTCACGGGCCGTAAGGCGAATATTGCGCAGTGGATGGGTCATCCCCGCTTTGAATTGATTCGCCATGACGTCACTGAGCCGATCAAGCTCGAGGTGGACCGGATCTGGCATTTGGCCTGCCCAGCTTCCCCGGTGCACTACCAATTCAACCCGGTGAAAACGGCGAAAACTAGCTTTATTGGTACTTACAACATGCTGGGCCTAGCCAGGCGGGTTGGGGCAAGGCTGCTGTTGGCCAGTACCAGTGAGGTGTATGGCGATCCAGAGGTGCATCCCCAGCCCGAGAGCTACCGAGGATGCGTGAACCCCATCGGCATTCGCAGCTGCTACGACGAAGGCAAGCGCATTGCTGAAACGCTCTGTTTCGATTACCAGCGGATGCATGATCTGGAAATCCGGGTGATGCGGATTTTCAACACCTACGGTCCGCGCATGCTTCCGGATGATGGCCGGGTGGTCAGCAACTTCATTGTGCAGGCGCTGAAAGGAGAGCCGCTAACTCTTTATGGCGATGGCAGTCAAAGCCGTAGTTTTTGCTTTGTGGATGATCTGATCGAGGGGATGATTCGCTTGATGAATGGCGATCACAGTGGGCCGATCAACATCGGCAATCCAATCGAATTCACGATCCGGCAGCTGGCTGAGCTGGTGCGAGACAAGATCAATCCAGAGCTGGAGTTGATCTGCAAACCGTTGCCTCAAGATGATCCACTGCAACGGCAGCCGATTATCGATCTTGCAGAAAAGGAGTTGGGCTGGACACCTGAGGTGGCGCTAGAGAAAGGCCTTGAGCCCACGATTGCTTACTTCAAGGAGTTGCTCTTGCTGCATAACGTTTGA